The following coding sequences are from one Methanococcoides orientis window:
- a CDS encoding transcription elongation factor Spt5: MSEDAAIFVVKTTANQERSVAGMLAQVARKDNLDIRAIIAPDELKGYVLLESSDSGAVEQAIQTVPHARTVVKGQSSIAEIEHFLTPKPTVTGIVEGAIIEVTSGPFKGEKARVKRVDEGHEEITVELFDAVVPIPITIRGDTVRILRKEES, encoded by the coding sequence ATGAGTGAAGATGCCGCTATATTTGTTGTTAAGACAACTGCTAATCAAGAGCGTTCAGTTGCCGGGATGTTGGCTCAGGTTGCCAGAAAGGACAATCTCGACATAAGAGCTATAATTGCTCCGGATGAGCTTAAAGGCTATGTACTTCTGGAATCGTCCGATTCCGGTGCTGTAGAACAGGCTATTCAGACGGTTCCTCATGCAAGGACCGTTGTTAAAGGCCAGTCCAGTATAGCGGAGATCGAACATTTCCTTACACCAAAACCAACCGTCACAGGTATTGTGGAAGGTGCGATCATCGAGGTAACCTCCGGTCCTTTCAAGGGCGAAAAGGCACGTGTAAAGCGTGTTGATGAGGGTCACGAGGAAATCACGGTCGAGCTGTTCGATGCTGTTGTACCAATACCTATAACTATACGTGGTGATACTGTACGGATACTCAGGAAGGAAGAATCCTGA
- a CDS encoding 50S ribosomal protein L11: MASVVEALVPGGKANPGPPLGPALGPLGVNIKDVIDKINDKTKDYNGMQVPVKVIVDDDKNVEIEVGTPPTSALILKELNIEKGSGEAGTVNVGDLSIAQAAKVARMKKDDILSYSLKAAVKEVMGTCVPMGVTVEGLDPRECQKAVDEGKFDEALAAEAWN; the protein is encoded by the coding sequence ATGGCAAGTGTTGTAGAAGCCTTGGTTCCTGGAGGTAAAGCAAATCCGGGCCCTCCACTTGGTCCAGCATTGGGACCTCTTGGTGTAAATATCAAAGACGTGATCGATAAGATCAATGACAAAACTAAAGATTACAATGGAATGCAGGTTCCTGTTAAGGTAATTGTCGATGACGACAAGAATGTCGAGATTGAAGTGGGTACTCCACCAACATCCGCATTGATCCTTAAGGAACTGAACATTGAGAAAGGCTCCGGTGAAGCCGGTACTGTCAATGTTGGTGATCTTTCAATTGCACAGGCTGCAAAGGTCGCTCGCATGAAAAAAGACGATATCCTTTCCTATTCCCTCAAGGCTGCAGTTAAAGAGGTCATGGGTACATGTGTACCAATGGGCGTTACTGTAGAAGGTCTTGATCCAAGGGAATGCCAGAAAGCTGTTGATGAGGGCAAGTTTGACGAAGCTCTTGCAGCAGAAGCATGGAATTAA
- a CDS encoding 50S ribosomal protein L1, with protein MVEETTLNLVKELVEGSPERKFSESVDLAINLKNLDMSQPKNRVDEEIILPNGLGKSLKIAVFAKGEVGLNAKDAGSDYVLTEEDIQELGEDKSKARSLANECDFFISEVQYMPLIGKTLGAILGPRGKMPVPLTPDKNVADLINSTKNSIRIRSKDRLTFHVAIGRRDMDVEKLAENIETVLSRVENSLEKGKHNLKSVYVTTTMGKSVRLV; from the coding sequence ATGGTAGAAGAGACTACTTTAAATCTAGTAAAAGAGTTAGTCGAAGGGTCCCCTGAACGTAAGTTCTCTGAAAGTGTGGATCTGGCAATTAACTTAAAGAACCTCGATATGAGTCAACCTAAGAACCGTGTGGACGAAGAGATAATTCTTCCCAATGGTCTTGGTAAATCCCTTAAGATCGCTGTTTTCGCAAAGGGTGAAGTTGGACTCAATGCTAAAGATGCTGGTTCAGACTATGTTCTGACCGAAGAGGATATCCAAGAACTTGGCGAGGATAAATCCAAGGCAAGAAGTCTTGCAAATGAGTGCGACTTCTTCATTTCAGAAGTGCAGTACATGCCTCTGATCGGTAAGACCCTCGGTGCAATTCTCGGTCCTCGTGGAAAGATGCCTGTACCTTTGACTCCTGATAAGAACGTCGCAGATCTTATCAACAGTACGAAGAACTCTATTCGTATAAGGTCAAAAGACAGACTTACGTTCCACGTAGCAATTGGTCGCAGAGACATGGATGTCGAAAAGCTGGCAGAGAACATCGAGACAGTTCTGAGCAGGGTCGAGAACTCACTCGAAAAAGGTAAACATAACCTTAAATCGGTCTATGTTACGACTACTATGGGTAAATCTGTGAGGTTGGTATAA
- a CDS encoding 50S ribosomal protein L10, whose amino-acid sequence MMAELHHSEHIPKWKKDEVEDIKGLVTSYPLLGVVGIGGIPAKQLQAMRRSLKDVAVLKVSRNSLIKRALDESSDDIKKMDDYVEVQTALIFTEENPFKLYKLLEKSKSPSPIKGGMVTPNDIIVEAGPTSFPPGPILGDMQAAGIPAAIDGGKVVIKETKAVAKAGEVVPQKLAAMLTRLEIYPLEVGLDLRAVMEEGSIFTPDVLAIDEEQIFADFVQATQQAFNLSVNAVYPTTENISTLLAKAASESKNVAVNAVVFEPDVMDILLGKAQGEMMSVASAASAKDEGAVDDELKEALGAAASAAPVESAAEEVVEEKEEEKEEEEEGGMAAGLGALFG is encoded by the coding sequence ATAATGGCAGAACTTCACCACAGTGAACATATCCCTAAATGGAAGAAAGATGAGGTAGAGGACATCAAGGGACTCGTCACATCATATCCATTATTAGGTGTTGTGGGTATTGGAGGCATTCCTGCAAAACAGCTTCAGGCAATGAGAAGGAGCCTTAAGGACGTTGCTGTCCTGAAGGTGTCCAGAAACTCTCTCATAAAAAGAGCGCTCGATGAGTCATCCGATGATATCAAGAAAATGGATGATTATGTTGAGGTTCAGACTGCACTGATATTCACAGAAGAGAATCCTTTCAAACTCTACAAGTTGCTTGAGAAGAGCAAGAGTCCTTCCCCTATCAAAGGCGGAATGGTCACTCCTAATGATATTATTGTGGAAGCAGGTCCAACAAGCTTCCCACCAGGACCTATACTGGGCGATATGCAGGCTGCAGGAATTCCTGCTGCAATCGACGGCGGTAAGGTCGTTATCAAGGAGACCAAGGCAGTTGCAAAGGCCGGAGAGGTCGTACCCCAGAAGCTCGCAGCTATGCTTACAAGGCTGGAGATCTATCCACTTGAAGTGGGTCTCGATCTAAGGGCTGTTATGGAAGAAGGATCAATCTTTACTCCTGACGTACTCGCAATTGATGAGGAACAGATCTTCGCAGACTTCGTACAGGCTACTCAGCAGGCATTCAACCTGTCTGTCAACGCAGTGTACCCAACAACTGAAAACATCAGCACATTACTTGCAAAAGCAGCTTCAGAATCAAAGAACGTTGCTGTCAACGCTGTGGTATTCGAGCCGGATGTCATGGATATCCTGCTTGGTAAGGCACAGGGCGAGATGATGTCTGTTGCATCCGCTGCATCCGCTAAGGATGAGGGCGCAGTTGACGATGAGCTGAAAGAGGCACTTGGCGCAGCTGCATCAGCAGCACCAGTTGAATCTGCAGCTGAAGAGGTCGTTGAAGAGAAGGAAGAAGAAAAAGAAGAGGAAGAAGAGGGCGGCATGGCTGCTGGTCTTGGAGCACTCTTTGGATAA
- the rpl12p gene encoding 50S ribosomal protein P1, producing the protein MEYIYAALLLHNAEKDITEEAVTAVLTAAGVDVNDARAKALVAALEDVDIADAMATAAFAAPAAAAPAAAEAPAAAEEAPAEEEKAEEEESGMAGLGALFG; encoded by the coding sequence ATGGAATACATATACGCAGCACTTTTACTACACAACGCTGAGAAAGACATTACAGAAGAAGCAGTTACAGCAGTACTCACTGCAGCTGGAGTAGACGTTAACGATGCACGTGCAAAGGCACTTGTCGCAGCACTCGAAGATGTTGACATCGCAGACGCAATGGCAACCGCAGCATTCGCTGCACCTGCAGCAGCAGCACCTGCAGCAGCAGAGGCACCTGCAGCAGCTGAAGAAGCTCCTGCAGAAGAAGAGAAAGCTGAAGAAGAAGAGAGCGGCATGGCTGGTCTCGGAGCACTCTTCGGATAA
- a CDS encoding DUF7544 domain-containing protein yields the protein MDWFVVNAVGKALRRTRQCLLEPFDLKKWLKLAIIVALAGGGGSSGYNGSTPNTGNSDLPDLPFSYIPNGNVFVDQITSTPDLPLILAIVGSIGLFILILWYISSVMDFVFVESITKNDVRLWESSKRYMRMGLNLFIIRFVLAIGFFAIFIMAALPLIIQMINDPATSFMPMLIAGGMSLVAIILIIWIFSTIIYSFIYLCIPISMYDEIGIIEALEKVVATFRQDWKQMIAYWFGRFILWTGGGVAFGIIILLLMLMPGLLFLLIDGIIYFALSEIVQQSIIWLILAPFAAIEIALLILFSIMGIMPLHVFMKYHMLVFLEKWSKDTTIPFFELADEN from the coding sequence ATGGACTGGTTTGTAGTAAATGCAGTAGGCAAAGCTCTCAGAAGAACGAGACAATGCCTGCTGGAACCGTTCGATCTAAAAAAGTGGCTGAAACTTGCGATCATCGTCGCCTTAGCAGGCGGAGGAGGAAGTTCAGGTTACAACGGTTCAACACCTAACACAGGCAACAGTGACTTACCAGACCTCCCTTTTTCTTACATTCCAAATGGAAATGTATTCGTTGACCAGATAACATCCACACCCGACCTGCCATTGATACTTGCAATTGTAGGATCTATCGGACTATTTATCCTGATATTGTGGTATATCTCATCAGTAATGGATTTTGTTTTTGTGGAATCCATCACAAAAAATGATGTTAGGTTATGGGAATCCTCTAAAAGATACATGAGGATGGGACTGAACCTTTTCATAATACGCTTTGTTCTGGCAATAGGTTTCTTTGCCATATTCATAATGGCAGCACTACCCCTAATCATTCAGATGATCAATGACCCTGCCACAAGTTTTATGCCCATGCTTATTGCAGGAGGAATGAGCCTTGTTGCAATCATATTGATAATATGGATATTTAGCACCATTATATACTCTTTTATCTACCTATGCATCCCCATTTCGATGTATGATGAGATCGGGATAATTGAGGCCCTGGAAAAAGTAGTGGCAACATTCAGGCAGGACTGGAAACAGATGATAGCTTACTGGTTCGGAAGATTCATCCTCTGGACCGGAGGTGGGGTTGCATTCGGAATCATTATACTCCTCCTCATGTTGATGCCAGGATTGCTTTTCCTGTTAATTGATGGTATTATATACTTTGCACTTTCAGAAATCGTTCAGCAGAGTATCATATGGCTGATCCTTGCACCATTTGCAGCCATAGAGATAGCATTGTTGATACTTTTCTCAATAATGGGAATCATGCCATTGCATGTATTTATGAAATATCACATGCTGGTATTTCTTGAAAAATGGAGTAAGGATACCACAATCCCATTTTTTGAGCTTGCCGATGAGAATTAA
- a CDS encoding DEAD/DEAH box helicase, translating to MESFKNLGIEEAILRSIEEKNFEAPTEIQSMAIPLILEGKDIIGGAATGSGKTLAFGCGIIQKIETGRGIKALVLTPTRELAEQVHNSLKEFSRHKRLKIASIYGGVAIGPQMRQLEKADIVVATPGRLLDHIGRGTIDLDNVEMLVLDEADRMLDMGFIDDVEDIVKECPEERQTLLFSATVSKDIKYLSRKYMNEPQKVFAKAHVDPEKLEQVYYDVPKPIKFSLLVHLLKKERSGLVMVFCNTRSNVDFVQKNLRKNDIDAIAIHGGHTQAKRKSTLHKFHSSEAHALVCTDVAARGLDIPHVSHVYNYDIPDDVNEYVHRIGRTARAGKEGKVINVLTDREADAFQKLVRHHRKFTITKEAVPDVERVVIKDEKDKRHDRNSFKKSGGRRRSEGRGGQKRSGGYGGSKPKSDEDSGRSEGRGGQKRSGGYGGSKPKSGEGSGRSEGRGGQKRSGGYGGSKPKSGEGSGRSEGRGGQKRSGGYGGSKPKSGEGSGRSEGRGGQKRSGGYDGSKSRSGEGSGRSEGYGGSKKSGARTGFKKRTGVKRQTE from the coding sequence ATGGAATCATTTAAAAACCTAGGGATCGAAGAAGCGATCCTAAGATCAATCGAAGAAAAGAATTTTGAAGCCCCTACGGAAATTCAGTCAATGGCAATCCCGCTTATCCTTGAAGGAAAGGATATAATTGGAGGAGCAGCTACCGGATCCGGCAAAACACTCGCATTCGGATGTGGCATTATCCAGAAAATTGAGACTGGAAGGGGAATAAAGGCCCTGGTCCTCACCCCTACAAGGGAACTGGCAGAGCAGGTCCATAACTCACTGAAAGAGTTCTCCCGTCACAAGAGATTAAAAATTGCATCAATCTACGGTGGAGTTGCAATTGGCCCACAGATGAGGCAACTTGAAAAAGCAGATATTGTTGTTGCGACACCTGGCAGACTTCTGGACCATATTGGAAGAGGTACAATAGACCTTGACAACGTAGAAATGCTGGTCCTTGATGAAGCAGACAGAATGCTTGACATGGGATTCATCGATGATGTTGAAGATATCGTTAAAGAGTGTCCGGAAGAAAGACAAACATTGCTTTTCTCAGCAACTGTTTCCAAGGACATAAAGTACCTCTCACGCAAGTACATGAACGAGCCTCAGAAAGTCTTTGCAAAAGCACATGTAGACCCTGAAAAGCTTGAACAGGTATATTATGATGTTCCAAAACCAATTAAATTCTCCCTGCTTGTCCACCTCCTGAAAAAAGAGAGGTCAGGATTAGTGATGGTTTTCTGTAACACACGAAGCAATGTAGATTTCGTCCAGAAGAACCTCAGGAAAAATGACATTGATGCGATCGCTATACATGGTGGTCACACCCAGGCAAAAAGAAAGAGCACACTCCACAAGTTCCATTCAAGTGAAGCACATGCACTTGTCTGTACAGATGTTGCTGCTCGTGGTCTGGACATTCCTCATGTATCACATGTCTACAATTATGACATCCCTGATGATGTTAATGAATATGTACACAGGATAGGCAGAACCGCAAGAGCAGGCAAGGAAGGAAAGGTCATCAACGTTTTAACAGACAGAGAGGCAGATGCTTTCCAAAAGCTCGTGAGACATCACCGCAAGTTCACAATCACAAAGGAAGCTGTACCTGATGTTGAAAGGGTAGTCATAAAGGACGAAAAAGATAAACGTCATGACAGGAACAGCTTCAAAAAATCCGGCGGACGTCGCAGATCAGAAGGACGCGGAGGCCAAAAAAGGTCTGGAGGATATGGCGGATCTAAGCCGAAAAGTGATGAAGACTCCGGAAGATCAGAAGGACGCGGAGGCCAAAAAAGGTCCGGAGGATATGGCGGATCTAAGCCGAAAAGTGGCGAAGGCTCTGGAAGATCAGAAGGACGCGGAGGCCAAAAAAGGTCCGGAGGATATGGCGGATCTAAGCCGAAAAGTGGCGAAGGCTCTGGAAGATCAGAAGGACGCGGAGGCCAAAAAAGGTCCGGAGGATATGGCGGATCTAAGCCGAAAAGTGGCGAAGGCTCTGGAAGATCAGAAGGACGCGGAGGCCAAAAAAGGTCCGGAGGATATGATGGATCTAAGTCAAGAAGTGGTGAAGGCTCTGGAAGATCAGAAGGATATGGCGGATCCAAAAAATCCGGCGCACGTACCGGATTTAAGAAGAGAACCGGAGTTAAAAGACAGACAGAGTGA
- a CDS encoding radical SAM protein, protein MSKFSPTIAARAIWQMRVRKRPFVLSHAVNSRCNMSCSFCEYWKKPGDEMSLDDIFRMLDDAHSFGIGAYNAWTVEPLLREDLPQILAYAKSKGMITSLITNGKLLKERINDLDDLDYLSVSVDGTKSYKEIRGIDFEIILDAIMAVRDKLKNPLLMNCVISGKNLDDIEELIQLAQDIDVKISFEPLYEFRGIKEDVWGNMGIRDMEKYRCTVDRIIEMKNAGYPIINSLTYLKMIKELKKGYNCHVNNLILDVTADGSIENCRIHRERLGNVKDGIVNVWKSSKVRQKELTENCEGCFFFGYVENSLMYDLNLEVLQHYEWM, encoded by the coding sequence ATGTCTAAATTTTCTCCCACCATCGCAGCACGTGCGATCTGGCAGATGAGGGTACGAAAGAGACCTTTTGTTCTCTCACATGCGGTCAATTCGAGATGTAACATGAGCTGTAGCTTTTGTGAATACTGGAAGAAGCCGGGAGATGAGATGAGCCTCGATGATATTTTCAGGATGCTTGATGATGCTCACTCTTTCGGTATTGGGGCCTATAATGCCTGGACGGTCGAACCTCTTCTTCGGGAAGACCTGCCCCAGATCCTTGCGTATGCTAAAAGTAAGGGTATGATCACGTCCCTGATAACTAATGGTAAATTGCTGAAAGAAAGGATAAATGACCTTGATGACCTTGATTATCTTTCTGTTTCTGTGGATGGGACAAAAAGCTACAAAGAGATACGTGGCATTGATTTTGAGATAATACTGGATGCCATTATGGCTGTCAGGGACAAGCTGAAAAATCCTCTGTTGATGAACTGTGTTATCAGTGGTAAGAACCTTGATGACATCGAAGAACTTATCCAGCTGGCACAAGATATCGATGTGAAGATCTCATTTGAGCCTCTGTATGAGTTCAGGGGGATCAAAGAGGATGTCTGGGGCAACATGGGCATTCGTGATATGGAAAAATACCGATGTACGGTAGATCGCATAATCGAGATGAAAAATGCTGGTTATCCAATTATAAATTCACTTACCTATCTAAAAATGATAAAAGAGCTGAAAAAGGGATATAATTGCCATGTCAATAATTTGATCCTGGATGTTACTGCAGATGGTTCTATTGAGAACTGCCGTATTCACAGGGAGCGTTTAGGTAATGTGAAGGACGGTATCGTCAATGTGTGGAAAAGCTCAAAAGTCCGTCAAAAGGAATTGACAGAAAATTGTGAAGGATGCTTCTTTTTTGGTTATGTTGAAAATAGCCTGATGTATGATCTGAATCTCGAGGTCTTACAGCATTATGAGTGGATGTGA